Within Desulfolithobacter dissulfuricans, the genomic segment GTTTTCCCGGGCCAGTTTTTTGGCTTCATTTTTAAGAAGAGCCACCAGGCGGCCGGAATTTTCTTCACCGGGAAAAAGCTGTGCATGCACCATGGTGCCGAACCGTGTGGTGGAGACGTACCATGTGCCGCAATGTTTTTCCGGGAATTCAATGGTTTGTTCCGGGCAGAAGGAGACACAGACCTTGCAGCCTTCGCACCGGATCGGATCGACGGTAAACCTGTCGTTCTCCTGCCGGATCGCATTGTAACGACACATTTGCGCGCAGGTTCCGCACCCGGTGCATCCATCCTGATTTATCCGCGCCTCGTTACCGGCGTAAAAAGCGACCTCCTGTTCGTGACAAGGCTGCAGAAGAAGATGCAGGTCAGGCGCATCAACGTCCAGGTCGCAGATGATCTTGTTGTCTGCAAGGTGGGAAAACGCCGCAGTAAGAGAGGTTTTTCCTGTGCCCCCCTTGCCGCTGATGATCAGTATTTCACGCATGGGACACCTCCTTTCCGGAGTCAGCGGCCAGGTCGCGGATTTTTTCACGGAGCGAGACAAAAACAGTGCCAAGTTCGTCCGAAACTCCGGCTATTACCCGGCCACGCGAATACGCCTCGGCAATGGAGCGGTCAAAGGGAATTTCAGCCAGTATCGGAATGTTTTTTTTCTTGCAGAAATCATAGATGTCGCGGGTCCCGAGTCCGGCCCGGTTGATGACAACTCCCATGGGTTTTCCCAATGGTGAAAAGGATTCCCAGGCCAGCTTGAAATCGTGAAAGCCAAACGGTGTGGCATCGGTGACCAACACAATGACATCGCTGTCTATGACCGAGCAGATAGCAGGGCAGCTCACCCCTGGAGGCGCATCAATGATGACATCCTGATTTGTCTCCAGCAGGGTTTGCTGCATCTGTTTTTTAACCTGCTCCATAAAGGGCGGGCTCATTGCCTCACCTATGCGCAGGGTGCCCATGAGAAAATCAATTTTTCCAGCCCGGCCCTGACGGATTTCACCCAGTTCCCGTCTGCCTGCCTGCAATGCATTCTCCCTGCATACAGCAATACAGCCACCGCAACCGTGGCACATGTCCGGGTACAGGGTCAGCGTGGAAAGCATCATGGAGATGGCCTTGAACTGACACAACTCCACGCA encodes:
- a CDS encoding ATP-binding protein, translated to MIITVASGKGGTGKTTVTASLATVWDAPLQVVDLDVEEPNLHLFLWPELGSPAKAWMEVPELDAEKCTGCGNCVELCQFKAISMMLSTLTLYPDMCHGCGGCIAVCRENALQAGRRELGEIRQGRAGKIDFLMGTLRIGEAMSPPFMEQVKKQMQQTLLETNQDVIIDAPPGVSCPAICSVIDSDVIVLVTDATPFGFHDFKLAWESFSPLGKPMGVVINRAGLGTRDIYDFCKKKNIPILAEIPFDRSIAEAYSRGRVIAGVSDELGTVFVSLREKIRDLAADSGKEVSHA
- a CDS encoding ATP-binding protein gives rise to the protein MREILIISGKGGTGKTSLTAAFSHLADNKIICDLDVDAPDLHLLLQPCHEQEVAFYAGNEARINQDGCTGCGTCAQMCRYNAIRQENDRFTVDPIRCEGCKVCVSFCPEQTIEFPEKHCGTWYVSTTRFGTMVHAQLFPGEENSGRLVALLKNEAKKLARENNIDLILSDGAPGIGCPVISSLSGANFAVLVTEPTPSGRHDLERVASLCDHFRIRSGVIINKADLNPDEAAMIEQYCRERNYPLLARLPHDPVITEAMVQERAVTELGETEIGREIRQAWTRIEELAG